In a genomic window of Magnolia sinica isolate HGM2019 chromosome 16, MsV1, whole genome shotgun sequence:
- the LOC131229257 gene encoding probable xyloglucan endotransglucosylase/hydrolase protein 6 has product MGTTTSLTHIILPLLILTFSLSVSARPATFLQDFRITWSDSHIKQIEGGRAIQLILDQSSGCGFASKSQYLFGRVSMKIKLIPGDSAGTVTAFYMNSDTDNVRDELDFEFLGNRTGQPYTVQTNVYAHGKGDREQRINLWFDPAADFHTYSILWNHHHVVFSIDDVPIRVYKNNEARGIPFPKFQPMGVYSTLWEADDWATRGGLEKIDWSKAPFYAYYKDFDIEGCAMPGPASCATNPRNWWEGTAYQQLNVLQARRYRWVRLNHMVYDYCTDKSRYPVTPPECMAGI; this is encoded by the exons atggGCACCACAACCTCCTTAACACACATCATCCTTCCTCTTCTAATTCTCACATTTTCTCTCTCAGTCAGCGCCCGCCCGGCTACATTTCTTCAAGAtttccgcatcacatggtctgATTCCCATATCAAACAAATCGAAGGTGGGCGGGCCATCCAACTCATCCTAGACCAATCTTCAG GATGCGGGTTTGCTTCGAAGAGCCAGTACTTGTTCGGGCGCGTTAGCATGAAGATCAAGCTCATCCCCGGCGACTCTGCGGGAACCGTGACAGCCTTTTAT ATGAATTCAGACACCGATAATGTCCGCGACGAATTGGATTTTGAGTTCTTGGGCAATAGGACCGGGCAGCCATATACGGTCCAGACCAACGTCTATGCCCATGGAAAGGGCGATAGAGAGCAGCGGATCAACCTGTGGTTTGACCCCGCCGCGGATTTCCACACTTATTCTATCCTTTGGAATCACCACCATGTAGT CTTCTCCATTGACGACGTGCCAATTAGGGTTTACAAGAACAACGAAGCAAGGGGAATCCCATTTCCCAAGTTCCAACCGATGGGTGTCTACTCTACACTATGGGAGGCCGATGACTGGGCGACGAGGGGTGGGCTAGAGAAGATTGATTGGAGCAAGGCGCCATTTTACGCCTACTACAAGGACTTCGACATCGAAGGGTGCGCAATGCCCGGGCCTGCGAGCTGTGCCACCAACCCTAGAAACTGGTGGGAAGGCACCGCTTACCAGCAACTCAACGTGCTCCAGGCTCGAAGATACAGGTGGGTCCGATTGAATCACATGGTCTATGACTACTGCACCGACAAGTCGAGATATCCAGTCACCCCACCGGAATGCATGGCCGGAATATAA